CGCCTGCCCCTACGCCGACTCCTACACCTAGACCTACGCCTGCCCCTACGCCGACTCCTACACCTAGACCTACGCCTGCCCCTACGCCAACTCCTGCACCCACGCCTATCCCCACACCTGCACCAACTCCCACTCCTGCCCCTGCACCGACGCCTGCCCCCACACCTGCACCCACATCGCAGCTTTCATCTTCCCCGGTCACAGTGAGCATCCCCGTGAAGGAGGGCTGGAACCTTATCTCCTTCCCCGTCATGCCTTTGGACCCCAGAATATCCGAAGTCCTCGCCTCCGTGGCCGGCCTGTATAGCACAGTCATGGGCTATGATGGTGGCGGGCTGTCCTATTACCCCAGCCTGCCTGACGAGTTCAACACCCTGCGCCTGCTGGATCCCTACCAGGGCTACTGGATAAAGATGGAGAGAAAGGGGGTCTTGGTCATCTCCGGGTATCCAGCAACGTCCCAGACCCCGTTGGCATTGAAGCCGGGTTGGAACCTGGTAGGCTACCTGCCTACCAGGGCATTGCCCGTTGCTGAGGCTCTGGTCTGCATTGAAGGGCAGTATGATGCTGTGCTAGGCTATGAGGGTGGGGGCCTGTCGTTCTACCCGTTCCTGTCTGACGAGTTCAACACTCTTGCTGCCATGCGCCCGGGGTACGGCTATTGGATCCGAATGAAGACCTGGGGTAGCCTGGTCTATCCGCAGTAGAGAGAAGGCTTGAGAGAGCGAGGGGCTGTTTCAGGAAGCGCTTTCAGATGGGGCCTGCTACTGGTCATCGTGGTGGTGGGCTTGGCCGTCCTGCTTGACAATCTGCTTTCTCGCCAAAACAACCTGGAGCAGGGAGCAGAAGGGAAAAGCCCTCGTCCACCCCTTGTTGGGCAGCAACTCGCGGAGACCCCTATCTGGATGAACGTCCACAGCCCCTCCAGTCTGCTGGACGAGGAACCCCTGCCCGCCGGGACAGTAGTGGAGGCCTACGACCCTCAAGGTGCTCTCTGCGGCAGATTCGTGGTGGTGCAGGCGGGGAAATACGGTCTCATGCCCATATATGGCGATGACCCCTCCTCTCCGCTGGACGAAGGGGCTCTCCCGGGGGACACCATCACCTTCTGGGTTAACGGAAGCAGGGCAGCCAGCACCCCGGCCCGGGTCCACTGGACAACCTACGGCGACGTGCAGCGGGTTGACCTCTACGCTTCCTCTCCGGCAAACCAAAGGCGAATACGAGACTGGGTTGCCACGACCATGACCCAAATCGGCCGTTCACTCCGCGACCTTTTCACCCCCTGAAAGGCTCCCATAGTTCTGCCGGCCAACCTTTTCCCGGCCTGACCTTCCCCCAGAATTAGTATCACCGGTGATTAGAGTCCCGCCGCTGTTCCAGCATACTCCATGGGGGTCCGGTCCTTCAACGAGCTGTGCGGTCTGACCTCGTTGTAGTCCCTCCGCCAGTTCTCGATGGTGTCCCGGGCATGCCTCAGGCTCATGAACCAGTTCTCGTTCAGGCACTCGTCCCTGAGCCTCCCGATGAAGCTCTCGGCATAGGCATTCTCAATCGGCTTTCCTGGCCGGATGAAGTTCAGCTTCACGCCCTTGCGGTATGCCCACTCGTCCAGGGCCCGTCCTGCGAATTCGGGGCCGTTGTCCACGGTGATTACCTCTGGGAGCCCACGCAGTTCCCCTAGCCTCTCCAGTACGCTGGCCACCCTGGCACCCCCGAGGGATGTATCTACCTCGATGGCAGGGCATTCCCTGGAGTAGTCATCAACGATGGCCAGGGCGCGAAAGCGCCGCCCGGTGACTATGCTGTCGGCGACAAAGTCCATGGACCAGCGCTCATTCGGCCGCTGGGGTGACGGCATCACCACCCTCAAGCCGGCAGCACCTTTCCTCCGCCTCTTTCTCCTCAGCGCCAGACCTTCTTCGCGGTAGATCCTCTCCGCTCGCTTATGGTTGACCACCAGGCCCTCCCTCCTGAGCATGATGTGAAGCCGGGGACTGCCAAACCGCTTCCTCTCACCTGCCAGCTCCCTCAGGCGCCGGCGCAGTGTATCGTCACCATCCGACCTCGGCCGGTAGCGGTAGACCGAGGCCGAGATACCCACCAGGAGGCAAGCCCTTCTTTCGCTCAGCCCAAGACTGTCCCTGGCATGGGAGACCGCCAGGCGTTTGGCCCTGGGCTTCAGAAGTTTTTTGAGAGGAGTTCCTTCAACGCCCGAATATCCAGGGCCTGCTCCGCCACTATCTGCTTCAGGCGGCGGTTCTCGTCCTCCAGGGCTTTGAGCCTCTTGAGGTCACTCACCGTCAGGCCGGCGTACCTGGCCTTCCAGTTGTAGTAGGTGGCATCGCTGATCCCGTGCTGGCGGCAGAGATCCGAGACCTTGGCCCCGGCCTCCCCCTCCCTGAGCACCGCGATGATCTGTTCCTCGGTATGCCTTGATTTCACGTGAGCCCTCCTTCGCTATTCTATTACTGCGGAGGACTCTAATTCAGGGTGCTACTGTTTTCGGGGGGAGGGTCAGGCCCGCTCCAGCTCCAGGATTCCAACCCAATTCTAACCTCTTCCCAATGAGCTTCTAACCTTTCTCGCGCTAAGCTAGTCCGGAGGGTCATGAAGAGCAGGTAGGCCAGCGGAAAGGAGAGCAGGGATGAAGATACCGTTTGTGGACCTGAGGAGACAGTACGCCGCCATCCGGGGGGAGGTCCAGGATGCCGTAGCCCGAACCCTGGAGGGGATGCATCTCTTTCTGGGGGAGAACGTCCAGGCCCTTGAGCAGGAGTTTGCCAGCTTCTGCGGCTCCCGCTTTGCAGTAGGTGTTGGCTCCGGCACCGATGCCCTGTACCTGGCCCTGCGGGCCTCCGGTATCGGCCGCGGGGACGAGGTCATCACGGTTTCCCACACCTTTATCGCCACGGCGGAGGCTATCGCTCTCACCGGGGCGGTGCCCATCTTCGTGGACATAGACCCGGAAACCTACAACATGGACCCAGGCCAAATAGAGGAAAGGATAACTACCAGGACCAGGGCTCTGCTGCCGGTACACCTCTACGGCCACCCCGCGGAGATGGGGCCCATCCTGGACATCGCTCAAAGGCATGACCTGCGGGTGATTGAGGATGCCTGTCAGGCCCATGGGGCCCGGTATCACGGGAGGGCGGCGGGGAGCCTTGGGCACCTGGGCTGCTTCAGCTTCTATTTCACCAAGAACCTTGGAGCCTATGGAGAGGCGGGGATGGTGGTCACCGATGACCCCCAGCTCGCTGAGACCCTGCGCTTCCTCCGCAACCACGGCTCGCGCAGCAAGTATGAGCACTGCCTTCTGGGAGTAAATGCCCGCCTGGATGAGATACAGGCGGCAATCCTGCGGGTCAAGCTGCCCCACCTGGAGACCTGGAATGAGAGAAGAAGGGAACTGGCCCAGCATTATGCTCAGCAACTGCCGCCCTGGATGGTAAAGCCCGTAGAGCGGCCTGGCTGCCGCCATGTCTATCACCTCTATGTCATCCGCACACCATGGCGGGACCAGCTCAGGGAATGGCTCAAAGAGTGCGGAGTAGAAACCGGCATTCACTACCCCATCCCGGTCCACTGGCAGGCGGCCTGCCAGACCTATTCTGGGGCCAGTGGCCTTCTCCCTGCCACCGAGGAGGCTGTCAGCGAGATACTATCCCTTCCGATGTACCCCGAGTTGAAGGAAGAAGAAGTGGACTATATCTGCGGTTCCATCACGCAGTTCTTCGAGACACGGACAGCCAAGAAGGCTCCGGCGGCCCTGGTCGGGAGATAGGCAGGGGACGGAGAGTAGCAGGACCATCCCGCTCCCCGCTCACCCGGGGTCCGGTTATCCGGCCCTTCTCAGGGCACTAGCCAAGGTCAGAGTGGCTTTCGTGCCGTGGAACAGTAAATGATGGGTCTTACCGGCCTCCAAGGTCAACCCGCTGGAGCTCGCCCATGGCCGTCCAGCGGACCACTGCGGGGGTGGTGGAAGCCGTCTCGCCATCAACGGTGAACCGCAGCACATCCCCCGGCAGGGCCCCCTCGTCCTCTGGGGTAGTGGGGTCATCGGCATATACCGGCATGAGTCCATACCGTCCGGCCCGGGTGACCACGAACTCCCCGGAGAGCACTCCCTGGGGGTCGTAGGCCCTCACTACGGAGCCGACGGGCAAGGGCCTGTCGTTCCACAGGCTATCGGGGCTGTAGAAGTTCATCCACCACGGGGTTGGAGCAGGCTGGTCAGAAGCAGCCACTGCTACCCCACCCACCAGAAAGACCAGCAGGGCCGGCGCTAACACAAGGAGCAAGCGAAGAGTGGGATTCCTCGCAGCCCAAGGGCAGACCTTCACGAAAGTATTCATCACGCGATATTATGGAGGGAAGAGGGTAAGGGAAACGGTTAAGATGGGTAAGAAACCGGTTAGAACGGGGTAAAGGTCTGGTCTAGAGAAGCATCTAAATCAAGTTGCGCAGGTAGTCGCGGAGTTCCGCACCCAACTCGGGATGGTCCAGCGCCAGGGCTACGGTTGCCTTGAGCCAGCTCATAGGGGTCCCGGCATCATACCTGACCCCCTCATACTCCACAGCGTAAATCTTCTCCCTGGGCAAGAGCCGGCGGAGACCATCGGTAAGCTGAATTTCCTGCCCCCTTCCCGGGGGGGTAGCCTCCAGCGCAGCAAATATCTTGGGTTCCAGAACATACCTCCCCACGATAGCCAGGTCTGAAGGGGCCTGCTGGGGAGAGGGCTTCTCCACCAGGTCCAGCACCTGGTAAAGGCGAGGCCCAATCTGCTTTGGGGCGATGATGCCGTAGCGCCCGACTTCCTCCTTTTTCACCCTTTCCACCGCCAGTACACAGCCCCCCAATTCCCCATAGGCCTCTATCAACTGGCCAATAACAGGCCCGTTGCCAACAAAGACATCGTCGGGGAGAAAGAGGGCGAAGGGCTCCTCCCCTACCACTGCTTGCGTTACCAGAACGGCATTCCCCAGGCCCAGCTGCTCTTTTTGCCTCACATAGGCGATGTCCGCCATGTTGGAGAGCCGGCGGACCTGTTCCCAGAGGGCGGTCTCTCCCCGCTGCTGAAGAAGGTATTCCAGTTCAAAAGAACGGTCAAAATAGTCCTCAATGGCCCGCTTCCCCTGGGCTGTAACCATGACAACCTGCTTCAGTCCCGCGGTGACGGCCTCCTCCACGGCATACTGAATAATAGGCTTGTCCACCAGGGGCAGCATCTCTTTGGGTTGAGCTTTAGTAACGGGGAGAAACCGGGTGCCCCACCCCGCGGCCGTGATCACCGCCTTGCGAACTTTCATCGGCCTCCTTCACCCCATTCCTCACAGCCCGAAGGACCCGGTTGTATAGCGGAGAAAGCAGAAAACAAAAAAGGACATAGAGTCCTGCCAGTCCGCCAATCCCCACCAGCGCCACCAGCAATACCTTCAAGGTATAGCGAGCCTCTCTTGAGCGGGTACCCTGTTCCTGGGGAGGGCAAGAGAGAAGGTGCTGCCCTTCCCCGGTTGGCTCGTGGCCCATATCCTGCCGCCGTGCGCCTCCACGACGGCTTTGCAGAGGCTGAGCCCGAGCCCCTTCCCCAGCGCGGGCAGCCCGTTGTCCACGCGATAGAAGAAATCAAATATCTTTTCCAGTTCCCGTATGGGGATACCTATCCCTTCGTCCCTCACCTGGACCAGAGCAAGGGGCAAGAGCGAGGCGAGGTCTTCCTGGTCCCGGACAGCCGGGGGCAGCTCATCCACGCTCCGTACGTATTCTGACACTATTTCTATGGTCCCACCTTGAGGTGAATACTTAAGGGCATTCCCTATCAAGTTCACCAGCAACAGTCGCATCTTCGTTTCGTCCAGAGAAAGTCTTGGCATGGTGCGGGGCGCCTTCACCCTAATACAATGGTCAGGCGCCTCCTCCTGCAGCTCCAGGGCCACGGACCTGACGAGCGAGGGCAACGAAACTGGCCGCAGCACAAGATCGAAACCGCCCTTTTCCAGCCGCCAGGATTCGATCACATTGCCCACCAGCCGTGCAAGGCGCGAGCAAAGATGTTCTATAGCCAGGAGGTACTGCCTCTCCTGTTCATCGGAAATGCGGCCCTGCATTTCCTGGAGGACGGTGGCGTAGGATTTGAGGGTGCCCAGTGGAGAGAGGAGTTCATGGGAAAGGAGGACCAGTTCGTCCGGTTCAGCCCTCTTCCTGGAACCGACCTCTTCCAGGGTTATCATCCACCGCGCTCCATCCCTGCGGTTGAGAAGCCTCTGGTGGACGTGAAACCTTCTTCCGTTTCCCTTGGTCCCGGGCGACCTGATCTCTAGCTCCCCGTCCCCACCCGGGCGGGCAGACCCCGGACTGCGCCCCAGGGCCTCCGCACAGTGGCGCCCGATATTCTGCCCGATTAGCTGACGGGCCAGGGTGTTCTCGGCAATGATCCTGAGGTTCCGGTCCAGGGCAAGTATGGGCTGGGGGGCCTTTTCAAGGGCCTCACTCCAGCCAAACCAGCCCCTCTCGTTCCTCAAGAGACCCGTTTCGCTGCTACAAGCTCCGAAGATTCTATAGCCAGACGGTAGCCCAAACCCCTCTGAGTCAAAATGTATTTGGGGTTTTCGGGGTCTTCCTCAAGTTTCTTGCGCAAATAGCGAATATATAGCTTGATATACTCCCTCTCATTGACATAGGCAGGACCCCAGACATGGAACAGCAGCTCCCTGTGGCCTATTACCTTGTTCTGGTTGCGCATGAGGTAAACCAGCAAACGAAACTCCGTAGGGGAAAGTGTCACTCTCCTGCCATTAACCGATACCTGGTGGGTCCTCAGGTCGACGTGCACCTCCTTGCAGGTAAGAACAGCCGGCTCGTCTCCACCGTTGCTCTTGCTGCGTCGAAGAAGAGCCCTAACCCGGGAGAGCAGCTCCTTGTGGTCAAAGGGTTTGCTCACATAGTCGTCCGCCCCCAGCTCAAAGCCCCGCAGTATGTCGGTGTTGCCGTTTCTGCCACTGACGATGATGATTGGAACGTCAGATGCCTCCCGGATGCGCCGACAGGCCTCCCAGCCATCTATCCCGGGAAGCATGATATCCAACAGGACCACGGCAGGACGGGAATTGTAGAGAAGCCGTATTCCTTCTAGGGCATTGCAGGATGATAGGACTTCGTAGCCTGCCCGGGCCAGCCAGTCTTCGAGAAGCGCCCTGGCCTCCGGGTCATCTTCTACTACCAGAACCCGGTCCCCCATCTTAGTAACCTCCCGACCCGATTCTCCCTCTGGAGGGGTGAGAAGCGACTGCGTTATTCAGTCTCGTCTATAACCAAATAGTACTTCTCGCCCAAGGAGTATGGTACCTTTTTCCTACGCCGCCAGCAGAGAGCCTAGCGCATTTCCTCAATAATGTCAATATTGGAGATATCCCCCCACATACCAGAATTCTAACAAGATTCTAACCGACCCCTCCCCCAAAAATGACTTTGCCTTGCCCACAATGGGTAGGGCTCAAGACAGGTGCGTTTGAGAGGAGACAGAGGAGTTGCCTGAAAAGGCCCGTGAAAACGCTGGCTAAGGTTATCCTGGTAGCGGAGAGTGATGCCTTCTCCCGAGAGCTTCTGTCTTCTGTCCTAACGCGCTCGGGATACCGCGTCATCTCAGCGGCCACAGCCAGGGAGACTATGGATAAAGCCAGCCGAGAGGGACCGGACCTTATCCTTGTTGACGTGGCTCTGCCTGACATGGACGGATTTGAGACTTGCCGGCGGCTACGCCATAATCCGGCTACTGAAACAATACCGCTCCTCCTTATGGAGGCGGCGGCAGAGCCAGGGGCGCAGGAGAGGGCTCTCCTGGCCGGGGCTGAAGGAAGTACTTCCAAGGCGGCAATATCCGGGGAACTGGTTTCCCGTCTGAATCGGCTTTTCTGGCCCCTGGAGGCAGCAAAAGCTAATGACACCCTGACTCGCCTCCCGCAGTATCGTGCCTTTCTATCCCAAACGACCAGACTCCTCTCCAAGAACGAGCCTCTTGCCCTCCTGGCCGTGAAACTCGTTGGCTTCAGGGCTCTCAGCCCGAAGGAGAAGGAGCAGGCCATTCGCCTTGGAGCCATGGCGATAAGGGAAGCGCTGGCCATTCTGGGAAAGCCATCAGATATAGCCAGCTACCAGGGCAGGGGAAATTTCCTGGTTCTTACAAGCCCTTACCGTGCCTCAGCCCTGTGCCGCCGTATTCTTGCGCGCTTCCAGAGTCTGGCTGCAAGCTTCCTTACTTCCCAGCCTCCTCC
This DNA window, taken from Chloroflexota bacterium, encodes the following:
- a CDS encoding IS3 family transposase (programmed frameshift), which encodes MKSRHTEEQIIAVLREGEAGAKVSDLCRQHGISDATYYNWKARYAGLTVSDLKRLKALEDENRRLKQIVAEQALDIRALKELLFKKLLKPRAKRLAVSHARDSLGLSERRACLLVGISASVYRYRPRSDGDDTLRRRLRELAGERKRFGSPRLHIMLRREGLVVNHKRAERIYREEGLALRRKRRRKGAAGLRVVMPSPQRPNERWSMDFVADSIVTGRRFRALAIVDDYSRECPAIEVDTSLGGARVASVLERLGELRGLPEVITVDNGPEFAGRALDEWAYRKGVKLNFIRPGKPIENAYAESFIGRLRDECLNENWFMSLRHARDTIENWRRDYNEVRPHSSLKDRTPMEYAGTAAGL
- a CDS encoding DegT/DnrJ/EryC1/StrS family aminotransferase; translation: MKIPFVDLRRQYAAIRGEVQDAVARTLEGMHLFLGENVQALEQEFASFCGSRFAVGVGSGTDALYLALRASGIGRGDEVITVSHTFIATAEAIALTGAVPIFVDIDPETYNMDPGQIEERITTRTRALLPVHLYGHPAEMGPILDIAQRHDLRVIEDACQAHGARYHGRAAGSLGHLGCFSFYFTKNLGAYGEAGMVVTDDPQLAETLRFLRNHGSRSKYEHCLLGVNARLDEIQAAILRVKLPHLETWNERRRELAQHYAQQLPPWMVKPVERPGCRHVYHLYVIRTPWRDQLREWLKECGVETGIHYPIPVHWQAACQTYSGASGLLPATEEAVSEILSLPMYPELKEEEVDYICGSITQFFETRTAKKAPAALVGR
- the galU gene encoding UTP--glucose-1-phosphate uridylyltransferase GalU — encoded protein: MKVRKAVITAAGWGTRFLPVTKAQPKEMLPLVDKPIIQYAVEEAVTAGLKQVVMVTAQGKRAIEDYFDRSFELEYLLQQRGETALWEQVRRLSNMADIAYVRQKEQLGLGNAVLVTQAVVGEEPFALFLPDDVFVGNGPVIGQLIEAYGELGGCVLAVERVKKEEVGRYGIIAPKQIGPRLYQVLDLVEKPSPQQAPSDLAIVGRYVLEPKIFAALEATPPGRGQEIQLTDGLRRLLPREKIYAVEYEGVRYDAGTPMSWLKATVALALDHPELGAELRDYLRNLI
- a CDS encoding response regulator transcription factor; translated protein: MGDRVLVVEDDPEARALLEDWLARAGYEVLSSCNALEGIRLLYNSRPAVVLLDIMLPGIDGWEACRRIREASDVPIIIVSGRNGNTDILRGFELGADDYVSKPFDHKELLSRVRALLRRSKSNGGDEPAVLTCKEVHVDLRTHQVSVNGRRVTLSPTEFRLLVYLMRNQNKVIGHRELLFHVWGPAYVNEREYIKLYIRYLRKKLEEDPENPKYILTQRGLGYRLAIESSELVAAKRVS
- a CDS encoding response regulator, with protein sequence MKTLAKVILVAESDAFSRELLSSVLTRSGYRVISAATARETMDKASREGPDLILVDVALPDMDGFETCRRLRHNPATETIPLLLMEAAAEPGAQERALLAGAEGSTSKAAISGELVSRLNRLFWPLEAAKANDTLTRLPQYRAFLSQTTRLLSKNEPLALLAVKLVGFRALSPKEKEQAIRLGAMAIREALAILGKPSDIASYQGRGNFLVLTSPYRASALCRRILARFQSLAASFLTSQPPPSLVIGGVTNLHRGFRNVSEIIRLAEQGGKYARRRGLGHYLASWEKSLLGEAVPPPPPAPFRGARLQGE